A window of Agrobacterium tumefaciens contains these coding sequences:
- a CDS encoding ABC transporter ATP-binding protein: MTIAPAPAGQAEPRVVLSARGLTKTFGAFAAVKNVDLDVHHARVHALIGPNGAGKTTVFNLLTKFLQPTGGAITFMGTDITKTPPDKVARLGLVRSFQISAVFPHLTVLENVRVALQRPNGLATQFWLPLSSLDRLNARAEELIATVGLTREKHALAADLSYGRKRVLEIATTLALDPKVLLLDEPMAGMGGEDVSHVAELIREVAKTRAVLMVEHNLKVVADICHQVTVLQRGEILAEGDYATVSADPRVRTAYMGTEEA, translated from the coding sequence ATGACGATCGCTCCCGCCCCCGCCGGGCAGGCAGAACCTCGCGTCGTTCTTTCGGCGCGTGGTCTCACTAAAACCTTCGGCGCATTCGCAGCCGTGAAAAACGTCGATCTCGACGTGCATCACGCCCGCGTCCATGCGCTGATCGGCCCCAACGGCGCCGGCAAGACAACGGTCTTCAACCTGTTGACCAAGTTTCTCCAGCCGACAGGCGGGGCGATCACCTTCATGGGAACGGATATAACAAAGACGCCACCGGACAAGGTGGCGCGTCTCGGCCTCGTGCGCTCTTTCCAGATATCGGCGGTGTTTCCGCATTTGACGGTTCTGGAAAATGTCCGGGTTGCGTTGCAGCGGCCGAATGGCCTTGCAACGCAGTTCTGGCTGCCGCTCTCCTCGCTCGACAGGCTGAATGCCCGCGCCGAGGAGCTGATCGCAACGGTTGGCCTGACACGGGAAAAACATGCGCTTGCGGCCGATCTTTCTTACGGTCGCAAGCGGGTTCTCGAAATCGCCACCACGCTGGCGCTTGATCCCAAAGTTCTGCTGCTGGACGAGCCGATGGCGGGCATGGGTGGAGAAGATGTCTCGCATGTGGCCGAGCTTATTCGTGAGGTCGCAAAGACCCGCGCGGTGCTGATGGTCGAACACAATCTGAAGGTCGTGGCCGATATCTGCCATCAGGTCACGGTGTTGCAGCGCGGCGAAATTCTGGCGGAGGGCGATTATGCCACGGTTTCTGCCGATCCGCGTGTGCGCACGGCCTATATGGGCACGGAGGAGGCTTGA
- a CDS encoding ABC transporter substrate-binding protein, translating into MRKSIVLSTAMALAAGTAAYAAEISDGKVKIGILNDQSGVYANFGGKYSYEAAKMAVEDFGGKVLGAPVEVVTADHQNKADVASNIARQWYDTEQVDSIMELTSSSVGLAVQALSKDKKKITVNTGAATTELTGKQCSPYGFHWAYDTYSLAVGTGGALVKQGGDSWFFLTADYAFGYSLEENTSNFVEANGGKVLGSVRHPLATTDYSSFLLQAQSSGAKVIGLANAGLDTSNAIKQAAEFGIVAGGQRLAALLFTLAEVHGLGLEAAQGLTLTEGFYWDRDDESRKFGERFKERTGAMPNMVHTGTYSAVLHYLKAIEKAGTDDADAVAKAMKEMPVNDVFAKDGHVAANGRMIHDMYLIEVKKPDESKQPWDYYKVLATIPGKEAFMDPAKSGCPLVTQ; encoded by the coding sequence ATGCGCAAGAGTATCGTTTTATCCACGGCCATGGCACTGGCCGCTGGCACCGCTGCCTATGCTGCCGAGATTTCGGACGGCAAGGTCAAGATCGGTATCCTGAACGACCAATCCGGCGTTTACGCCAACTTCGGCGGCAAATACTCTTACGAAGCCGCGAAGATGGCGGTCGAGGATTTCGGCGGCAAGGTGCTCGGTGCGCCGGTGGAAGTGGTGACCGCCGACCATCAGAACAAGGCTGACGTTGCCTCCAATATTGCCCGGCAGTGGTACGACACCGAACAGGTCGATTCCATCATGGAACTGACCTCGTCATCGGTTGGCCTTGCCGTGCAGGCGCTTTCCAAAGACAAGAAGAAGATCACCGTCAATACCGGTGCTGCCACCACCGAGCTGACCGGCAAGCAGTGCAGCCCGTATGGTTTTCATTGGGCCTATGACACCTATTCGCTGGCTGTCGGCACCGGTGGGGCGCTCGTCAAACAGGGCGGCGACAGCTGGTTCTTCCTGACAGCCGACTATGCCTTCGGTTATTCGCTGGAAGAAAATACGTCCAATTTCGTCGAGGCCAATGGCGGCAAGGTGCTGGGCTCCGTGCGCCATCCGCTGGCGACGACCGACTACTCGTCCTTCCTGCTGCAGGCGCAGTCCTCGGGCGCGAAGGTTATCGGTCTTGCCAATGCCGGTCTCGACACCTCCAACGCCATCAAGCAGGCGGCGGAATTCGGTATCGTTGCCGGCGGCCAGCGCCTTGCAGCGCTTCTCTTCACGCTAGCCGAAGTCCATGGCCTCGGCCTTGAGGCAGCTCAAGGATTGACGCTGACGGAAGGTTTTTATTGGGACCGCGACGATGAATCGCGGAAGTTTGGTGAGCGCTTCAAGGAACGCACCGGCGCCATGCCGAACATGGTTCACACCGGCACCTATTCCGCTGTCTTGCATTATCTGAAGGCGATCGAAAAGGCCGGCACCGACGATGCCGATGCCGTCGCGAAAGCCATGAAGGAAATGCCCGTCAACGACGTCTTCGCCAAGGACGGCCATGTTGCCGCCAATGGTCGCATGATCCACGACATGTACCTCATTGAAGTGAAGAAGCCTGACGAAAGCAAGCAGCCCTGGGATTATTACAAGGTTCTCGCCACCATCCCCGGCAAGGAAGCCTTCATGGACCCCGCAAAGAGCGGTTGCCCGCTGGTGACGCAATAA
- a CDS encoding LysR family transcriptional regulator → MATPFTWDDLQYFLAVARTGQLSSAARSLRTSHATVSRHIDRLEFSLKTKLFERNPRGYELTTVGRRLVDTVERIEAEAERLQSDISESGSLLRGVVRLSAPEGFSNFFFVERLKDFAATHPHIMVEMVTIQQIMALSRKEADVAVTLDPPKAGPYINEQIIDYTLHIYASRSYLAGQPKITKREDLLDHFFIGYVQDLIFSPGLDYMRDVLPGLRPNFQSSSIFAQLTATLGGRGLCILPNFIAARFPDLQMVLPGEVELRRGYWLTSHQDFANVPRVRSLMDFILTTARAHEKLFILNRGIMV, encoded by the coding sequence ATGGCCACGCCGTTCACCTGGGACGACCTGCAATATTTCCTGGCCGTGGCCCGCACCGGACAACTCTCATCCGCCGCCAGAAGCCTGCGCACCAGCCACGCCACCGTCTCCCGCCATATCGACCGGCTGGAATTTTCGCTTAAAACCAAGCTCTTCGAGCGAAACCCGCGCGGTTACGAACTGACAACGGTGGGTCGTCGACTGGTGGATACCGTCGAGCGCATAGAGGCTGAGGCTGAACGGCTGCAATCGGATATTTCCGAAAGCGGCAGCCTGCTGCGCGGCGTTGTGCGCCTGAGCGCCCCTGAAGGTTTTTCCAATTTTTTCTTCGTCGAAAGGCTGAAGGACTTCGCCGCCACTCATCCGCACATCATGGTGGAAATGGTGACGATCCAGCAGATCATGGCGCTTTCCCGTAAGGAGGCGGATGTGGCTGTCACGCTCGATCCGCCGAAGGCCGGTCCCTATATCAATGAACAGATCATCGATTACACGCTGCATATTTACGCCTCACGGTCCTATCTCGCCGGACAGCCGAAAATCACGAAGCGGGAAGACCTGCTCGACCACTTCTTCATCGGCTACGTGCAGGATCTGATCTTTTCGCCCGGCCTCGATTACATGCGCGACGTGCTTCCAGGCCTGCGGCCAAATTTCCAGTCTTCCAGCATCTTCGCACAGCTAACCGCCACGCTCGGAGGGCGAGGGCTCTGCATCCTGCCGAATTTCATCGCCGCGCGCTTTCCGGATTTACAGATGGTGCTTCCGGGTGAGGTCGAGCTGCGGCGAGGTTACTGGCTTACCAGCCACCAGGACTTTGCCAACGTGCCACGGGTGCGCTCCCTGATGGATTTCATCCTCACCACCGCGCGCGCCCACGAAAAGCTCTTTATTCTCAACCGCGGCATCATGGTCTGA
- a CDS encoding LLM class flavin-dependent oxidoreductase: MKKIGFLSFGHWTPSPQSQTRSAADTLLQSIDLAVAAEELGADGAYFRVHHFARQLASPFPLLAAVGARTKKIEIGTGVIDMRYENPFYMVEDAGSADLIAGGRLQLGISRGSPEQVIDGWRYFGYRPAEGQSEEDMARQHTEVFLELLKGEGFAEPNPRPMFPNPPGLLRLEPHSEGLRDRIWWGSSSNATAVWAAKLGMNLQSSTLKTDETGEPFHDQQAQQIRTFREAWKGAGHAREPRVSVSRSIFALVNDRDRAYFGYGNEGDDKIGYIDDKTRAIFGRSYAAEPEKLIEQLRADEAIAEADTLLLTVPNQLGVDYNTHVIETILKQVAPALGWR, translated from the coding sequence ATGAAAAAGATCGGATTCCTATCCTTCGGCCACTGGACGCCCTCCCCCCAGTCGCAGACCCGCTCGGCAGCCGATACGCTGCTGCAATCGATAGACCTCGCCGTGGCTGCGGAAGAACTGGGCGCTGACGGCGCCTATTTCCGTGTGCACCATTTCGCCCGTCAGCTGGCCTCGCCCTTCCCGCTACTGGCCGCCGTCGGCGCCCGCACGAAGAAGATCGAGATCGGCACCGGCGTCATCGATATGCGCTACGAAAACCCGTTCTACATGGTGGAGGATGCCGGTTCGGCCGACCTCATCGCCGGTGGACGCCTGCAGCTCGGCATCAGCCGCGGCTCGCCTGAACAGGTCATCGACGGCTGGCGTTATTTCGGTTACCGACCGGCTGAGGGCCAGAGCGAAGAAGATATGGCGCGTCAGCACACCGAGGTCTTCCTCGAGCTTTTGAAGGGCGAAGGCTTTGCCGAGCCGAACCCGCGGCCGATGTTCCCCAACCCGCCCGGCCTTCTGCGGCTGGAGCCGCATTCGGAAGGCTTGCGCGATCGCATCTGGTGGGGCTCGAGCTCCAATGCAACGGCGGTGTGGGCGGCAAAGCTTGGCATGAACCTGCAAAGTTCCACGCTCAAGACGGACGAAACGGGTGAGCCTTTCCACGACCAGCAGGCGCAGCAGATCCGCACCTTCCGGGAAGCCTGGAAGGGGGCCGGACATGCCCGCGAGCCGCGCGTCTCCGTCAGCCGCAGCATTTTCGCCCTCGTCAATGATCGCGACCGCGCCTATTTCGGTTACGGTAACGAAGGCGACGACAAGATCGGCTATATCGACGACAAGACGCGCGCGATCTTCGGACGCAGCTATGCCGCCGAACCGGAAAAGCTGATCGAACAGCTGAGGGCCGACGAAGCCATCGCCGAGGCCGACACGCTGTTGCTGACCGTGCCGAACCAGCTGGGCGTCGATTACAACACCCATGTGATCGAGACCATCCTGAAGCAGGTGGCGCCGGCACTCGGCTGGCGCTAA
- a CDS encoding mandelate racemase/muconate lactonizing enzyme family protein, translating into MKITTVEPFILHLPLTSDSISDSTHSITHWGVVGAKITTSDGLEGYGFTGTHAHLASDRLITSCISDCYAPLLVGEDASEHSRLWMKLARYPSLQWVGRAGITHLALAAIDVALWDLKAKKAGVPLWHYLGGARTPAVEAYNTDIGWLSFSLDDLLAGSTRAVEEDGFTRLKIKVGHDDPNIDIARLAAVRKRVGSSIRIAIDGNGKWDLPTCQRFCAAARDLDIYWFEEPLWYDDVTSHARLARNTTIPIALGEQLYTVDAFRSFIDAGAVAYVQPDVTRLGGITEYIQVADLALAHRLPVVPHAGEMSQVHVHLSYWHPASTILEYIPWIKDHFEEPIQVRDGVYKRPEQPGASTTPLTESFARYGKAVK; encoded by the coding sequence ATGAAAATCACCACCGTCGAACCCTTCATCCTGCACCTGCCGCTGACCTCGGACTCCATTTCGGATTCCACCCACAGCATCACGCATTGGGGCGTCGTCGGCGCGAAGATCACCACCAGCGATGGCCTTGAGGGCTATGGTTTCACCGGCACTCATGCGCATCTGGCGTCGGACAGGTTGATTACATCCTGTATTAGCGATTGTTATGCACCATTGCTCGTCGGCGAGGATGCGTCGGAGCATTCACGGCTCTGGATGAAACTCGCCCGTTATCCCTCGCTCCAATGGGTCGGCAGGGCCGGCATCACGCATCTGGCGTTAGCCGCGATCGATGTGGCTCTCTGGGACCTGAAGGCGAAAAAGGCGGGTGTGCCGCTGTGGCACTATCTCGGCGGTGCACGCACGCCGGCGGTGGAAGCTTACAATACCGATATCGGCTGGCTTTCCTTCTCGTTGGACGATTTGCTCGCAGGCAGCACAAGGGCCGTGGAGGAAGACGGCTTTACCCGATTGAAGATCAAGGTCGGGCATGACGATCCGAATATCGACATCGCCCGGCTTGCTGCCGTGCGCAAACGCGTCGGCTCATCCATCCGCATCGCCATCGACGGCAACGGCAAGTGGGATTTGCCCACATGCCAGCGCTTCTGTGCGGCAGCGAGGGATCTGGACATCTACTGGTTCGAGGAGCCGCTGTGGTACGACGATGTGACAAGCCATGCCCGGCTGGCGCGCAATACCACTATCCCGATTGCGCTGGGCGAGCAGCTCTACACGGTGGATGCGTTCCGTTCGTTCATCGATGCAGGCGCGGTCGCCTACGTCCAGCCTGACGTGACGCGGCTTGGCGGCATCACCGAATATATCCAGGTCGCAGATCTGGCACTCGCCCATCGCCTGCCTGTCGTGCCGCACGCCGGCGAGATGAGCCAGGTGCATGTGCATCTGAGCTACTGGCACCCGGCTTCGACCATTCTCGAATATATACCCTGGATCAAGGATCATTTTGAAGAACCGATCCAGGTGCGTGATGGTGTTTACAAACGGCCCGAGCAGCCGGGTGCGAGCACCACGCCGCTGACGGAAAGCTTCGCCCGTTATGGCAAGGCGGTGAAATGA
- a CDS encoding GntR family transcriptional regulator, whose amino-acid sequence MNSLVKVTLAEQAHQELRARIVSGRLRGGERLLPNELAADLGISPTPVKEACLKLEADGLVVNSSRRGMVVRDFTVEDVEELYAARMLLEKGAVDVAFDAGQLDGALHATLLESLAKHREFAKGWTLDELSKALFYDRSFHTTLVSAARIPVISGSHERILDQTHTVFVSILGDYARSVEEHQNIADAIAAGSKAQIIDALWRHLERSRQNTLRQVRLLKEASA is encoded by the coding sequence ATGAACTCGCTGGTCAAAGTCACGCTCGCCGAACAGGCGCATCAGGAACTGCGCGCGCGCATCGTCAGCGGCAGATTGCGCGGCGGCGAACGGCTGCTGCCCAATGAGCTTGCCGCCGATCTCGGCATCAGCCCCACGCCGGTCAAGGAAGCTTGCCTGAAACTCGAGGCCGATGGCCTGGTGGTCAATTCCTCCCGTCGCGGCATGGTGGTGCGCGATTTCACCGTGGAGGACGTTGAGGAACTTTACGCCGCCAGAATGCTGCTCGAAAAAGGTGCGGTAGACGTGGCCTTCGATGCCGGCCAACTGGACGGAGCGCTGCACGCGACACTGCTGGAAAGCCTTGCGAAACATCGCGAGTTCGCCAAGGGCTGGACGCTGGACGAATTGTCGAAAGCGCTTTTTTATGACCGCAGCTTCCATACGACCCTTGTGTCGGCGGCGCGCATTCCCGTCATTTCCGGCTCGCATGAGCGCATTCTCGACCAGACCCACACGGTCTTCGTCTCGATCCTCGGTGATTACGCCCGCTCGGTCGAGGAGCACCAGAATATTGCCGATGCCATTGCCGCCGGCAGTAAGGCCCAGATCATCGATGCGCTATGGCGGCATCTGGAGCGCAGCCGCCAGAACACGCTGCGTCAGGTTCGGCTCCTCAAAGAGGCCAGCGCCTGA
- a CDS encoding mannitol dehydrogenase family protein translates to MPDRLCVATLAHLPPTVATPTYDRETITPGIVHLGVGAFHRAHQAVFIDDCLNRGETGWGIIAASLRSPDTRDAIEPQDNLYTFCLRDGKSERLRIIGSIVETVVVPENPQRLVERMVDPSVLIVTLTVTEKGYLTNLASRSLLSDHPDIVHDLENPQRPRSIFGFILTATRRRRAEGSLPLTLLSCDNLPANGHMLRKLLLDFARLADEELASFIEDNIACPCSMVDRIVPATTDADRHAISAALGLRDTWPVVAEPYFRFVIEDHFPHGRPELEKSGVEFVDDVEPYEHMKLRMLNGSHSAIAAIGQITGLATVADAWAEKTVRDFIDAYWREVGRTLAPAVNGVEFAAGLRERFANPSLEHKTMQIASDASQKVPLRILAPLRELLEKNAESRAIILAVALWIRSCAGRNEKGEPVTILDPAFIEWDAPDQLKMAPDEVVDRFLAFKRVFADDLPDNEAFVSSLKAAYGDIRELGALAAIGKFLKS, encoded by the coding sequence ATGCCAGACCGGCTTTGCGTCGCAACCCTCGCCCACCTGCCACCGACGGTCGCAACGCCTACCTATGACCGGGAGACGATCACGCCCGGCATCGTGCACCTCGGCGTCGGCGCTTTTCACCGGGCGCATCAGGCGGTTTTCATCGACGATTGCCTCAATCGCGGCGAAACAGGATGGGGCATCATCGCCGCATCGCTGCGCAGCCCGGACACCCGCGACGCCATCGAACCGCAGGATAATCTCTACACCTTCTGCCTTCGCGACGGCAAAAGCGAGCGCCTGCGCATCATCGGCTCGATTGTTGAAACCGTCGTCGTCCCGGAAAACCCGCAGCGCTTGGTAGAGCGGATGGTCGACCCGAGCGTCCTCATCGTTACCCTGACCGTTACGGAGAAGGGATACCTGACGAACCTCGCCTCCCGCAGCCTGCTGAGCGACCATCCAGATATCGTCCACGATCTCGAAAATCCGCAGCGGCCGCGCTCGATCTTCGGTTTCATCCTTACAGCGACCCGACGCAGACGTGCAGAGGGTTCCCTGCCCCTGACGCTGCTGTCCTGCGACAACCTGCCCGCTAATGGACACATGCTGCGCAAGCTGCTGCTCGACTTCGCGCGCCTTGCGGATGAGGAACTGGCATCCTTCATCGAAGACAATATTGCCTGCCCCTGCTCGATGGTCGACCGTATCGTTCCCGCCACCACTGATGCGGACCGGCATGCGATTTCTGCCGCACTCGGCTTGCGTGATACGTGGCCGGTCGTTGCCGAACCCTATTTCCGTTTCGTCATCGAAGACCACTTTCCGCATGGCAGGCCGGAGCTTGAGAAATCAGGCGTGGAATTCGTCGATGATGTCGAACCTTACGAGCATATGAAGCTGAGGATGCTGAACGGCTCCCACAGCGCCATCGCCGCCATCGGCCAGATTACCGGCCTCGCGACCGTGGCCGACGCCTGGGCTGAAAAGACCGTGCGCGATTTCATCGATGCCTACTGGCGAGAAGTCGGCCGGACGCTCGCACCTGCCGTCAATGGTGTGGAATTCGCGGCCGGGCTGCGGGAGCGTTTCGCCAATCCGTCGCTAGAACACAAGACGATGCAGATCGCCTCCGATGCCTCGCAGAAAGTGCCGCTACGCATTCTTGCACCCTTGCGCGAATTGCTCGAGAAGAACGCCGAAAGCCGCGCCATCATTCTCGCCGTCGCCCTGTGGATCAGGTCCTGTGCGGGGAGAAACGAAAAGGGAGAGCCGGTCACGATTCTCGATCCCGCCTTCATCGAGTGGGATGCACCGGATCAGTTGAAAATGGCGCCGGATGAGGTTGTCGACCGATTTCTGGCCTTCAAACGCGTCTTCGCTGATGATCTGCCTGACAACGAGGCCTTCGTTTCGAGCCTGAAGGCGGCTTACGGTGACATCAGAGAGCTCGGCGCACTTGCCGCCATCGGAAAGTTTTTAAAGTCCTGA
- a CDS encoding ATP-binding cassette domain-containing protein, whose product MSIVVEGKGITRHYHVPGGIFGGAKTVQALKGIDFAVERGKTLAIVGESGSGKSTLARIIALIDPASGGELKIEGKPVDIAKRRPDTQMRSKVQMVFQNPYGSLNPRQKVGDVLMEPLIINTKMPASERRERAEAMLVKVGLGPEHFNRYPHMFSGGQRQRIAIARALMLNPALLVLDEPVSALDLSVQAQVLNLLRDLQEEFELTYVFVSHDLSVVRYIADDVLVISKGEAVEQGTREELFAGPKHPYTRQLFAATPVTDVEAIRARVERRKAARQGAAA is encoded by the coding sequence ATGAGTATCGTTGTCGAAGGCAAGGGGATCACCCGCCATTACCACGTTCCCGGCGGCATTTTCGGCGGCGCAAAGACCGTTCAGGCGCTGAAGGGCATCGATTTTGCCGTCGAGCGCGGCAAGACGCTCGCCATCGTCGGCGAATCCGGATCGGGCAAGTCGACGCTCGCCCGCATCATCGCGCTGATCGACCCGGCATCCGGCGGTGAGCTGAAGATCGAGGGCAAACCGGTCGATATCGCCAAGCGCCGTCCGGACACGCAGATGCGCTCCAAGGTGCAGATGGTGTTCCAGAACCCCTATGGCAGCCTTAACCCGCGCCAGAAGGTGGGCGACGTGCTGATGGAGCCGCTCATCATCAACACCAAGATGCCGGCTTCCGAGCGTCGCGAGCGGGCCGAAGCCATGCTGGTAAAGGTCGGCCTTGGTCCTGAGCATTTCAATCGGTATCCGCACATGTTCTCGGGTGGCCAGCGCCAGCGCATCGCCATTGCGCGCGCGCTGATGCTGAACCCGGCGCTGCTGGTGTTGGACGAGCCGGTCTCGGCACTCGATCTTTCGGTGCAGGCACAGGTCTTGAATCTGCTGCGCGATCTGCAGGAAGAGTTCGAGCTGACCTATGTCTTCGTCAGCCACGATCTTTCCGTGGTCCGCTATATTGCTGACGACGTGCTGGTCATTTCCAAAGGCGAAGCTGTGGAGCAAGGCACGCGTGAGGAGCTTTTCGCCGGTCCGAAGCATCCCTATACGCGGCAGCTTTTTGCCGCCACGCCCGTCACGGATGTGGAGGCAATCCGCGCCCGCGTTGAACGCCGCAAGGCGGCGCGACAGGGCGCAGCAGCTTAA
- a CDS encoding ABC transporter ATP-binding protein, with protein sequence MSLLKIKNLTVKFATATGAFTAVDGIDVSVDKHEVLAIVGESGSGKSVSMLAVMGLLPDTATITADEMVFDGINLLAMSPQERRKLIGREITMIFQEPVASLNPSFTVGFQIEEVLRLNLGMGGAAARARALELFRAVGIPDPETKLKAYPHQMSGGQCQRVMIAIAIASKPRLLIADEPTTALDVTIQKQILDLLMKLQEEYGMALILITHDMGVVAETADRVVVQYKGRKMEEADVLSLFEAPQHPYTKALLSALPENATGDRLPTVSDFFGKEGVR encoded by the coding sequence ATGAGCCTGCTGAAAATCAAGAACCTGACGGTTAAATTCGCCACCGCGACAGGCGCGTTCACCGCCGTCGATGGCATCGATGTCTCCGTCGACAAGCACGAAGTGCTGGCGATCGTCGGTGAATCCGGTTCGGGCAAATCGGTCTCGATGCTCGCCGTCATGGGGCTTCTGCCCGATACGGCGACGATTACGGCCGATGAAATGGTGTTTGACGGCATCAACCTGCTGGCCATGTCGCCGCAGGAGCGCCGCAAGTTGATCGGCCGCGAGATTACCATGATCTTTCAGGAGCCGGTCGCCTCGCTCAATCCGTCTTTCACGGTCGGTTTCCAGATCGAGGAAGTTCTGCGCCTCAATCTCGGCATGGGCGGCGCTGCCGCGCGCGCCCGGGCGCTGGAACTGTTCCGCGCCGTCGGTATTCCCGATCCCGAGACGAAGCTGAAGGCCTATCCGCATCAGATGTCGGGCGGCCAGTGCCAGCGCGTGATGATTGCGATTGCGATCGCCTCCAAGCCGCGCCTTCTGATCGCCGACGAGCCGACGACTGCGCTCGACGTGACCATCCAGAAGCAGATCCTCGACCTCTTGATGAAGCTGCAGGAAGAATACGGAATGGCGCTGATCCTCATCACCCATGACATGGGTGTCGTGGCGGAAACCGCCGATCGCGTCGTGGTGCAATATAAGGGTCGCAAGATGGAGGAGGCAGATGTCTTGAGCCTCTTCGAAGCCCCGCAGCATCCCTATACCAAGGCATTGCTTTCGGCCCTGCCGGAAAATGCCACCGGCGACCGTCTGCCCACTGTCTCCGATTTCTTTGGCAAGGAGGGCGTTCGATGA